The window GCAGTAGCACATGAAGTATGAGTACGCATCCACACAAAGAGGAGCTGCTACGACGGCTTTCAGTTTGAATTGTATCTTCTTATCTTTAAATTCAGTCAACAAATCACAAAAGTTTGCCCAAGAATCAAGATTGTGATCGTAATCTGCATTCAGCGTGGAGGCTGTTGTGTTTCAGGCCTATGCTCGGAGATGGTTCTTCATCATAGTTTGTCATCTTTGAATGTTCATGATACACAGTTGCAAGATGGATGATAACATGGAAATAATAACCTCCCGTCACATGACAGGGAGGCCACCGCATCCATTTCCACCTGTGGAGCAAATACAGCCCTCAAGCTTCCGTTTGCAAGCGCAGGTACATTTCCCTCCCTTTCAGAAGCCCGAAGGCTGACGAGAACCCCGTGGAACGGAGACGACAGAAAGGGAGCAAAGCACAAACACGCGGAGTCAACGAAAGGCAGTGAAAGAGCTTTTCAAACAATGCAACCCAGTAAATGGAGACGGATCGAGGCTGGCGCCGCTATGTTGACGGGTTTGCACTGAGAAGAGGCCGCGTGGAACAATGATGCCTCATCTGTCGCCTCCGAGCGGAGGAGAAAGATGAGCACGAGATTGTTGCCTATAAGTCACATTTGGTACCCTGCCTCTCATTTCCCTTTTCAGGTCTCTTCCATTCTGTGTTTCTTTCCAAGGCTGCTTTGCAGCGGTATGACGAGACTGACGGGAAGGTTGAAACATTTATGAATCTATAAAAGCTCCACACGTCGTTCTTTGAATGTCTGGAAGGAACAGAAGAGGCATAAAGATGAGACTTGTTTAAGGTTGTATGAAgttaaaatgtttattcataTGAAGGCAAGTAAAAATCACTCTTGCATCTGTTCTAGATTCTACAAAGAAATGATTTAATGTATCAACTTCATTCGTTGAAGATTGTGTATCCGTATTTATCTCTACATTTTGGCTTTAATCTGCACAAGATTGCAGCTCAGGTGAGTCCTGAAGAACTCCTGGATCTCCTCCCACAGGTGGACCTCAGCTGCAGCGTGGGACCCGGCCTCGCCCCCCAACAGCACCACCTTGCCTATCACCCAATGCAAACTGGAGGGGCAGTATGGTCCGTAAGGCGGCTCTAGATAGTGTCCCGCTCCGGGGTAACACACGCTCTCAAAGTTGTCCTTCCCGTGACGCTTGAGTCGCTCCACCATCATGTCCACGTAAGCCTTGCTGTCCCAGTTGAGGTCGTCCTCTGAGGCCACGAAGAGGAGACGTCCCTCCGCCCGCTCCACAGGGATCAGCGTGGCCTTGTTCTCCTCTGCACGAGGGTCGTTCAGAACCTTCTTGGTATTGAAGGCCTCGGACTCAGTGGGAATCAGCTTGCTGAGGTCAACCATTAACGGGGGGAGGATCTGGCTCTTCTTATAGTAGAGGGGAAGAAGCGTGTTGGCGGAGCAGCCGTTGATCCACACTACGGCCTCGACACCTTGCAGGTAAGAGGCCATCGACAGTGCCAGATCTCCGGTTTTCGAAATTGAAATCACACCAACTCCTTTACCGCCAACCTGCAGGGGGAACAAAATGAATTACGCATTAGTTTTCCTGCAGATAGGCATGAAGTATTCTCTAAGTCCTCTAAGGGTGGTTAGACAACCACACTCTGAAATGTGTCACCAAAAATCTCAAAAGATTTAGAGAACTCCCCTTATCTTGTTTTCTCAAAAACTGTATTGCTTCTTCGAAATAATCCAGATGGATCTCTTTCATCTTCTTGGGCAAGTCATCGTAACCGTACGCCACTACGGTCAGGACCACAAATCCTCGAGTGGCGAGCAGAGCGCCCCTCTTCTCAGAGAAACCTCCCCCTAAAATGTATAAATCCAGCACTGCAGGGAATGGACCCACTCCTGGATCGGAAAAAACATTGAGGGAGGATTGAGAGTGATATACATGCTACATGCTAGCTATCATGTGTGTTCTGTTTTCGTCACTTTCAATTGTAAAAAAGGTCAATTCATTGTATCTTTGATCTCTTGGGTGAAGATTTTTTATGCAACTTAGAGGCTTAAAGGCCACCGACCTGGCGGAGTGAAGAGGACCCCACGAATATTCCCCTCTCTGACCGTGCGCCGGATGACTCCGTCTCCAATCAGCAGCCTCTCATTGGTCGCTTCTGCCAGCATCCTgccctcctcgtctccctcctcctcctcgtgcactgagatcttcaccaCGTGGGCGTTTAGAGACTTTGTTCTTTGGAACCTCTTGTGCAAAGCGTCCGGCCTCATGGACCAAAGCAGACCCATGGGTTCAACGCCGGTGTAGGTCCCACCGAGGGAGGGGTCCCTCTCCAGGTCGATCTGCCCGCTCCCATCAGCCCTGAAGGTGGCCGAGGAGctgaacaccactcccttctcgTCAGTGGATCTGGCTCTCAGGGTGACCATCTGTCCCGACCTGAGACCGGCCACCTTCACCTGGACGGGCTCGTCGAACATGCATCTGGCTCTCGGCAGCAGACTCAGGCGGACTTGGGAGGACATCTTTCTGAAAATGCGGTGGTTTGTTCTCTACAAATCTTCACTGTAATTGTAAAAGAGGAAATTCACTTGAATTTGAAACACTTTGACGAAGCAGATGAACACGTCATGAATGTTTTTCCGTAAAACTTTCTCCTCGCCAATTCAGCAAATTAAATAATATGTTACCAGCTAACTGTTGCTCTTGGACTCATATTTAGAGGTGAAGTACTGTTCCTACGCTGATAGTCAATAGATTGAACGCATGGTTGGCTCTTAAGTAATCTTCTATTATGCTCAAATCGGTCAGGGTTTTAAGCAGGTCAGTCAGGGATTTCAGATTTGACCACCAGATGGAGCCAGCAGAGAGTCATAAATACCTTGGAGCAGTTTTTGAAGGACAAACACAGGGGAAGGGCTGGTAGAATTATTTTGGAACCGGCTTGATAAGTTTAGCTTTACACCTGGACCATGGGACTTTTTCACaaaatattatactattcatACTGTTCTtaactttgtaattgtattgcttCTGCTAGTTAATActttatcatttttaaacttTAGTTAGTTGACTCTTTTTGACTTCTCGTCTCAGAAGGGGCGACGGTAACAGTAGTGATCCATCAGAGGTTCAGAACTCCACAGATCAAAGAACCAAAGGATGTTTAAAGACTATTATTTAATTAACAGTGAATTTTCGTTTCTCAAAATTAGCCTGAAAGTAAACCGAGTAATTACATGAATATGTTGGTATTTTTTACAGACAGAAGATAATTTATCTGGTATTTTGGATTTGATGCAATTGGCGGAGAAGATGTTAAAGTAAGCATACAGGTATGCCCAGATGTGAACATCTGCAACCTGTAAGACAGGTGATTGTCCCTGATGACGGTCAATGCTTTCAGACATGAAATGACTCTCTGTATCTGCTTCACTCAAATACTTGTTTGAGTTCCCTACGACTGGAGAGGACTCGCTCACAGACGTGTGTAATAAATGTCTGTAATGACATTAGCTTgtccataaaaaaaaactgactcaAACTCACACTATTGATATTAGAGTTCATGTTTAAATGATTACTTGTCTTGTTTCgtctttttatttcctgtcagaAAGTCatgagatgaaataaaatagGAATGTGTCTTACCTGCAGCACGGCGCTCACCTAGAATCAGACTGTTGGATGTGGGTTTTAAAGTCACCTCTCTGATCCTGTCAATCATTTTATGTTTATCGATGGGACGGAGCGttcttaagtgtgtgtgtgtgtgtgtgtgtgtgtgtgggtgtgcttTTGAGCCAAACAGACTGGAGAGGGTGAGTTCATCTGGTTTGTTGAATAGACAATAAAGAAGAGAATCATGTTTCAGGAGTAAACCTACTTATAACAATGACTTATAAATAACTCATATAAGGTCTTTTTTCTATATCGTCAAACAGGTATTTCAATGGTTTAAAACATAAATTATGTGAAGAATGTTGAATATTTACAGAGCCCAAGGCAGCATCTTAaaattcctttcattgtttAAACTCAATGTGAAAGTGGGTGACAACTTATCAGTTGTCCCCATTACTCACAGCCATATTTTGACTAATCCTTGTTAATTTATTTACAGCCACAGTTCCAGTGTGATCTGAACCTTCAGACATTTATTATCCAGTTTGTGTTTAATGACAGTTCATATAACATCAGTATCAGTGAACAAGGTACTCTTCAGTACTTAACTTTAGCTATTCAGTGATTGATTTGTGCATTTCATCAGATAATCATTATCTCTTTTGGAACACACAGGGTATATGCTAAGAAACAGAGCCTGCAGGAGCCAATCTgttccttttatttaaacattgatAACGTCAGCAGGGAGTCTGGGGGCAAATAGGTTGCATAAAGTTACTTGTAATTGTATTATATGTATGTGCTTAGCTTATATTGTCCTCAAAGCAGTTGCAGATAAAAATCTCCATATCGACTGTTCTGTAACAAATGCAGGACTCGATCACCTTATTTTAAAGCTTACATCGGCATCTAGAGGCTACTTTCCTCGATTAAAACCCCTAAATATGACAATCTgcctgtcacaccgcggtgaacttgtcgggtttgttttattttgtctggtcCATTTGTCTTGTCAATTCCTGTTTAAGCCTCTAAAACCACGTCATGGTGTTCTGCTCCGTTGTTTTTCCTCCAAGAGAGTAATTCTGATTTTGTGAAATCATACATTTAGGTTAATAGTTTAATGTTTTCATCGTCCTTTGTTTCCTCCATAAGGAGTGAATTTTGTTTTGATAATCTTTCGTAGTGCCTCCAGTTTTAAGGAGTAATTTTTGTTAAGTGACATTGCCTCCGGCCAAAGAGTGTTTACCCGGTATTCTGATGAAGTTAGAAGCCTTCTCGTTTTCCTCGAGGGGCACAAAACTCCACTGCCTCCTTTAAATAATCCGGATGGATCTCTCTGATGTTCCTCGCTGTCAGGGatgcaggactcaaatgcagacttctcaaaaacaaaagactttaatagtcacaacggcaaaacaaaaggccaaggggcaaaaacacacaggaaccaggggggaaaacagcaggcatgaaactacggacatccacgacgaaagacaatgacgcgacaagtgacacaagagacacacggcttaaatacacaagggaggtgcaggtgattggacacaggtggaaactattagacaatcacaggggatgacgggacaaggcaggaagtgaagttacccggggacacgagtggcagaaaactacaaaatacaacaggaagtgaaccacaccgtgacacctcgCCCTGTCGCTGTGACCGTACAGCGCTACAGTCAGAACCACAAACCCTCGGCCGGCCAGCAGGGAGGCCCTTTTCTCTGACAAACCTCCACTGAAGGTGTAGAGATCCAACACAGCGGGGAACGGACCTTCTCCTGGATTGAAACGCAGAAGGTTAACACTGCTATAACACTGCAGCTAAATCCTATCAAACATAATTGATAATCCATTACTTTTAATGTTGGTTATTGAAGGATATGAATATTTGATAGAGGCAATGAAGAACCTGGCGGAGTGAGGAGGACCCCACGAATATTCTCCTCTCCGACCGTGCGCCGGATGACCCCGTCTCCCATTAGGAGCCTTTCATTGGTCGCTTCTGCCAGGATCCtgccctcctccttttcctggTCATGAACTGAGATCTTCACTCCGTGGGGGTTTAGAGACTTAGTTCTTTGGAACTTCATATGCAAAGTGTCCGGCCTCATGGACCAAAGCAGACCCATGGGTTCAACGCCGGTGTAGGTCCCACCGAGGGAGGGGTCCCTCTCCAGGTCGCTCCCATCAGCCCTGAAGGTGGCCGAGGAGCTGAACACCACTGTAATTGTAAAAGAGAAATTAAAATTTCACTTGAGATTGAAacactttgacaaagcaaatgaacacgtcatgaatgtttttctgtaaaagtTTCTCCTCGCTTATTTAGCACATTAAATCATATGTAACCAGCTAATTGTTGCTCTTGGACTCATATTTAGAGGTGAAGTACTGTTCCTACGCTGATAGTCAATAGATTGAACACATGGTTGGCTCTTAAATTATCTTCTATTATAGTCAAATCGGTCAGGGAttaagcagaagagcacaccTAGTGGTAGAAATTATAATACATGTGATCAtatttagtgatagaattgtagtttgtgggTTATTAGAAATTAGTTATAAAGTTAGCATGTTGAATTCATATTGAAATTATTAATATAACACAATTCAGTAATTTTATCTAACTTAATTACTGCTCACAATAACATCCTgtcacaatgtaacgttaaaccTGAGGAAggatttttaattcattcactTTTTGTCCCCAAGGATGGTTTTATGGAGGTCTTGTCTAGCAAGACTAAAACCACGTCATGGTGTTCTGCTccattgtttttcctccaatAGAGTAATTCTGATTTTGTGCAATCATACATTTAGGTTAATGGTTAATGTTTTCATCGTCCTTTGTTTCCTCCGTAGGGAGTGAATTTTGTTTTGATAATCTTTCGTAGTGCCTCCAGTTTTAAGCAGTGTTTTTTGTTAAGTGACGTTGCCTCTGTCCAAAGAGTGTTTACCCGGAATTCTGATGAAGTtagaagcctttttgttttcctcgagTGGAGCGACTTTTGGTCGATTTAgtttttatagccacacttcttcctaaaTTATTTATTGGTAGAAGTGTGATCTAGACAATAGTTACAGATCGTATTTATTTCTCTGCCTTGGAGATCCAGTCTTACTAATAAAGACTACAAATCCCTTAAAACCCTGCAACTGTGTTCTGCCGGGTCGTGACGCTGCCAAATAGAGAATGTAATGTCATAATTTGAGTGTTGGCAAAAGGCAAAGAGGCAATTAGAAAGCTTTGTATATTTGATAAAACATCTCAATACAATACGTTAAAGTCACATACTAATACAAACTCAGTAATCAtgctttgtgtttatatttcggtagttttattatttgcttgttttatttgattacaGTTGTAACCCCCCCTCAGCTGTTACCCATCTCtctcacatcgtgatatttGCATCTAGAGTTTAGCTTTAGTCTGCGTAGCATCACAGCTCAGGTGAGTCCTGAAGAACTCCTGGATCTTCTCCCACAGGTGGACCTCAGCAGCAGCGTGGGACCAGGCCTCTCCCCCTAAAAGGACCGGACTGCCGACAACTGCATGCAAACTGGAGGGGCAGTAGGGTCCGTAAGGCGGCTCTAGACAGTGTCCCGCTCCGGGGTAACACACAATCTCAAAGTTGTCCTTCCCGTTACGCTGCAGTCGCTCCACCATCATGTCCAAGTAAGCCTTGCTGTCCCAGTTGAGGTCGTCCTCTGAGGCCACAAAGAGGAAACGTCCCTCCGCCCGCTCCACAGGGATCAGCGTGGCCTCGTTCTCCTCTGCACGAGGGTCGTTCAGAACCTTCTTGGTATTGAAGGCCTCCGACTCAGTGGGAATCAGCTTGCTGAGGTCAACCATTAACGGGGGGAGGATCTGGCTCTTCTTATAGTAGAGAGGAAGAAGCGTGTTGGCGGAGCAGCCGTTGATGCACACTACGGCCTCGACACCTTGCAGGTAAGAGGCCATCGACAGTGCCAGATCTCCACTTTTTGAAATGGATATCACACCAACTCCTTTACCACCAACCTGTGGTCCAACATACCAACGATTAGCTGCttgttattaaatattttgGCAGTGTTATAGACAGAAAACCTGCAAAAAGGTGTCccaaaaaacaactgttttctCAGAGATTAAGAGTTTACAGTTCAAACAACTTGccttatgttgttttttcaaaaactccACTGCCTCCTCTAAATAATCCAGATGGACCTCTTTGATGTTCCTCGCCCTGTCGATGTTACCGTACAGCGCTACAGTCAGAACCACAAACCCTCGGCTTGCCAGCAAGGAGGCCCTTTTCTCTGACAAACCTCCACTGAAGGTGTAGAGATCCAACACAGCGGGGAACGGACCATCTCCTGGATCGAAACAGAGAAGGTTAACACTACTATAACACTGCAGCTAAATCCTATCAAAACATAATTGATAATCCATTACTTTTAATGTTGGTTATTAAaggatttgaatatttgatagAGACAAAGAAGAACCTGGCGGAGTGAAGAGGGCCCCACGAATATTCCCCTCTCTGACCGTGCGCCGGATGACCCCGTCTCCGATCAGGAGCCTTTCATTGGTCGCTTCTGCCAGGATCCtgccctcctccttttcctggTCATGAACTGAGATCTTCACTCCGTGGGGGTTTAGAGACTTAGTTCTTTGGAACTTCATGTGCAAAGTGTTCGGCCTCATGGACCAAAGCAGACCCATGGGTTCAACGCCTGTGTAGGTCCCACCGAGGGAGGGGTCCCTCTCCAGGTCGATCTGCCCGCTCCCATCAGCCCTGAAGGTGGCCGAGGAGctgaacaccactcccttctcgTCAGTGGATCTGGCTCTCAGGGTGACCATCTGTCTCGACCTGAGACCGGCCACCTTCACCTGGACGGGCTCGTCGAACATGCATCTGGCTCTCGGCAGCAGCCTCAGGCGGACTTGGGAGGACATCTTTCTGAAAAGGCTGTGGTTTGTTCTTTACAAATCTTCACTGTAATTGTAAAAGAGGAAATTGGAATTTGAAAATTCACATGAGTTTGAaacacttcatgaatgttttactgtaaaaGTTTCTCCTCGCCAATTTAGGGCATTAAACAATACGTAACCAGCTAATTGTCGCTCTTGGACTCAAATTTAGAGGTGAAGTACTGTTCCTACGCTGATAGTCTtaactttgtaattgtattgcttCTGTTAGTTAATaaattctatatattttttaaatttgaaataGTCAACTCTTTTTGACTTCGTCTCAGAAGGGGCGACGGTAACAGTAGTGATCCTTGATCAGAAGTTCAGAAGTTCAGAACCAAAGGATGTTTAAAGACTTATTTAATTAACAGTGAATCTTCATTTCTCAAAATTAGCCTAAAAGTAAACCGAGTAATTACATAAATATGTTGGTATTTTTAAGAGACAGAAGATAAATTGTCTGGTATTTTTGATTTGATGCAATTGGCGGAGAAGATTTTAAAATAAGCATACAGGTATGCCCAGATGTGAACATCTGCAACCTGTAAGACAGGTGATTGTCCCTGATGACGGTCAATGCTTTCAGACATGAAATGACTCTCTGTATCTGCTTCACTCAAATACTTGTTTGAATTCCCTACGACAGGAGAGGACTCGTTCACAGACGTGTGTAATAAATGGCTGTAATGACATTAGCCTGTCCATAAAAACACAGACTCAAACTCACACTATTGATATTAGAGttaatttttaaatgattacttGTCTTGTTTCATCTTATTTCCAGTCAGAAAGTCatgagatgaaataaaatagGAATGTGTCTTACCTGCAGCACGGCGCTCACCTAGAATCAGACTGTTGGATGTGGGTTTTAAAGTCACTTCTCTGATCCTGTCAATCATTTTATGTTGATCGATGGGACGGagcgttcctgtgtgtgtgtgtgtgtgtgtgtgtgtgtgtgtgtgtgtgtgtgtgtgtgtgtgtgtgtgagccaaacAGAGACTGGACAGGGTGAGTTCATCTGATTTGTTGAATAGACAATAAAGAAGAGAACCATGTTTCAGGAGTAAACCTACTTATAACAATGACTTATGAATAACTCATATATGTAATTTTTTCTTACATCGTCAAACGAGTATTTCAATGGTTCAAAACATCAATTATGTGAAGAATGTTGAACTTTTTATTTGTCCCCATTATTCACAGCCATATTTTGACTAATCCTTGTTAATTGATTTACAGCCACAGTTCCAGTGGGATCTGAACCTTCAGACATTTATTATCCAGTTTGTGTTAAATGACAGTTCAAATAACATCAGTATCAGTGAACAAGGTACTCTTCAGTACTTAACTTTAGCTATTCAGTGATTGATTTGTGCATTTCATCAGATAATCATTATCTCTTTTGGAACACACAGGGTATATGCTAAGAAACAGAGCCTGCAGGAGCCGGAGCCGATCTgttccttttatttaaacactgaTAACGTTAGCAGGGAGTCTGGGGGCAAATAGGTTGCATAAAGTTATTTgtaattgtattaaatgtatgtattgtaCTGTTCTGTAACAAATCGACTCGATTAAAACCGCtaaatattgtttattgtttgtttaaaagGATCCCCATTAGCTGACGCTGAGGCGACAGCTAGTCTTCCTGGggtccaaacaaaaaaaataataataataataaagtactgattaaagtaataaaaaataatgcaaaacaccagGACACATGATACAACCTCGCTCAACCATTCCAGACGATGTTAtgatgttaaaaacaaatgcagtcttaatcttttttttaaaaccagtttTTCCCTTGATTTTACGAACCCCAACTGGAAGATTGTTCCAAAGCACAATTGACCTATAAAACACGGTCCTCTTCATAGAGTCAGATTTAGGTAGGGGTAAAGAAATCTGATGACTATTCGCCCCTCTTGTGTAATGTGAATGCATATCTGAATAGTAAATTATATTGTCATAAAGAAATTTAGGAATCCGGGTGTTAatgattttattaaaaaaaactaaaatattagcAGATAGTCTATGCTTGAGCACCAGCAGAGCAAGACGGTCATGCATCTCTGCAACTCTAGTTCGCAAAGAACAACCAAGAACCAGTCTCTCAGCCTTATTTTGAGCCActtgtaatttttttaaatgactgcttGCTGCAGCACACCATACAACAGAACAGTAATCCAGATGACACAAAGCCAATGTACAAACAACACGACTGAACAACCGTGAATTTAGAAATTATGAACATTTATGCGTTACTGCTACAGCTCTGTCCATTTTAGCAACCACTTTGTTGATGTGATCAGACCATGACAATGTGGAATCCAGCCAAAGTCCAAGAAGCTTCACCTTTTTTACTTGCTGTACATTTTGACCATTTACTTGTATACTAATTTTCGGATTATCAGATAGTCTATGCTTAGAACCAAATATTATACTCATAGTTTTTGCTTATAGGAATGGTcaagtttatttgttttgatccAGTTATACAATTTGCTCATCTCGCAAGACAGAACCTGATTAAGCTCTGAACATGTGGGGGCTGCATAATAAAGAGTGGAATCATCAGCAAACATAGTTAATGTAGCCTTACTGAGTATATACGGCATATCATTCGTAAAAATCGAAAATAACAAAGGTCCGAGGCAACTTCCTTGAGGAACACCACAATCCAGGGACTTCCTAAAATACACCGTTAAAATAAACTCTTTGCGACCTCTCCGACAAATAGCTCTTAAACCACCTGATTGCTGATGAATGAACTAATGAGTTtggaaatcaaaatgtcatggtCAATCACATCGAAGGCAGCACTGAAGTCTAGTAATACTGTACCCACTAGCATTGAGTTATCAATTGCTGTTAGCCAGCTATCCGACATTTGCGTCATTGCAGTGCAGGTGGAATGACCATTCCTATAAGCATACTGAAACATCGTAGTCAAATTGTTGTTAGAAAAGTAATCTTGTACTTGCTCAAATACAATCTTTTCCAGTAATTTACTTAGAATAGGCAGAATGCTAATAGGCCTACTATTTGGGCCCCAGAAAGTTGATTTTGTATCTTTGGGTAAAGGGATTATCTTGCCTTCCTTCCAAGTTCCCAGTTTTGGACACACACCACTAATCAGACATCTGTTAAAAATGTGACAGATTGGTTTAGAAATATGTCCAGCTGATAACTTTAACAGCCGACTATCCAAGTTGTCTGTACCAACAGACCCACCAACAGTTAAAGATCTCAACAACATTTCCACCTGTACAACATTAACCTGATTCAATTCAAAACTACACATTTTATCTTTCATAATACACCTTTCAATTAGCTCATTTGACTTGGAACCAACAGTGCATTTCATTGTCTCTCTAAAGTTAAAAACCTTATTAACAAAAtaatcattaaaataatttgcAATCTGTATTGGCTTAGTCAAATAAACTCCATCCAATTCAACAAAGGAAGTGCAAGTAGATTTTTTCCCCATGATTTCATTGAGTACATTCCACATTCTCTTACTATCTGTACCACTATCGTTAATTCtcttctgaaaatattttttctttttcactctaTTCTCCTTGGTCACCTGATTCCTTAAAATACGATAAAATGTTCTGTCCTCAAGAGAGTCCGAAAGTACCGCAACCTTTTTAGCCTCTTCCCTTTGAGCCATTAAGCTCCTTAACTCAGTATCAACCCAAGGAGCACTTTTGGCTTTAACTGTAAATTTCTTTAATGGAGCGTGATGGTTAACAATTCTCATAAAACAATCCATAAATAAATCAAGGGATGCATCCACATCATTGATTTCACTAATCGAATTCCATTCAATATTatccaattcattttaaaaactctCCTCATTAAATACCCTATAAGATCTCTTCATAATTATTTTAGGAAAGGCTCTAGGTAGCTTAGTTCTTCTGGAAACAGCAATACAGTTATGATCGCTAAAGCCAACTGTTACAGAAATAGGTGTTGAGCACATATCAGGATTATTGGTGTAAATATGATCAATACATTTTGATGTTAAAGATCCTGTATTGTTACTAGAAACTCTTGTTGGTTGATCCATTAATTGAGATAAACCACAGGTGTCTGTCATGGTTTTAATCTTAATCTTCAGAGGACAAATATCAGACAGCCAATCAATATTTAGATCACCCAGCCAGTATAGCTCTCTGTTTTCCTCGGTCACCTTATCTAGCATATTACATAAACCATTTACGTACTCTATCTATAGCggagagagagcaccagcggactgacaaCAGccaccccccgtccccccgttcACCCGACCACTAGAAATGGGTTGTTTAGCGTGTGCGGTCGATACATatgtctttttattgtttttgcgTTGACACGCCTCTTTCATTATCGCCATGTTTCCATTATCCGATCGCCAGGTCGCCACCTTTCACGGTTTGGggttcacgtcttgttttattttgtagttttctgcattATGTCTccctggtaacttcacttcctgccttgtcctgtcttccgc is drawn from Gasterosteus aculeatus chromosome 3, fGasAcu3.hap1.1, whole genome shotgun sequence and contains these coding sequences:
- the LOC120816632 gene encoding acyl-coenzyme A thioesterase 1, which translates into the protein MSSQVRLSLLPRARCMFDEPVQVKVAGLRSGQMVTLRARSTDEKGVVFSSSATFRADGSGQIDLERDPSLGGTYTGVEPMGLLWSMRPDALHKRFQRTKSLNAHVVKISVHEEEEGDEEGRMLAEATNERLLIGDGVIRRTVREGNIRGVLFTPPGVGPFPAVLDLYILGGGFSEKRGALLATRGFVVLTVVAYGYDDLPKKMKEIHLDYFEEAIQFLRKQDKGSSLNLLRFLVTHFRVGGKGVGVISISKTGDLALSMASYLQGVEAVVWINGCSANTLLPLYYKKSQILPPLMVDLSKLIPTESEAFNTKKVLNDPRAEENKATLIPVERAEGRLLFVASEDDLNWDSKAYVDMMVERLKRHGKDNFESVCYPGAGHYLEPPYGPYCPSSLHWVIGKVVLLGGEAGSHAAAEVHLWEEIQEFFRTHLSCNLVQIKAKM
- the LOC120816633 gene encoding acyl-coenzyme A thioesterase 1-like — translated: MSSQVRLRLLPRARCMFDEPVQVKVAGLRSRQMVTLRARSTDEKGVVFSSSATFRADGSGQIDLERDPSLGGTYTGVEPMGLLWSMRPNTLHMKFQRTKSLNPHGVKISVHDQEKEEGRILAEATNERLLIGDGVIRRTVREGNIRGALFTPPGDGPFPAVLDLYTFSGGLSEKRASLLASRGFVVLTVALYGNIDRARNIKEVHLDYLEEAVEFLKKQHKVGGKGVGVISISKSGDLALSMASYLQGVEAVVCINGCSANTLLPLYYKKSQILPPLMVDLSKLIPTESEAFNTKKVLNDPRAEENEATLIPVERAEGRFLFVASEDDLNWDSKAYLDMMVERLQRNGKDNFEIVCYPGAGHCLEPPYGPYCPSSLHAVVGSPVLLGGEAWSHAAAEVHLWEKIQEFFRTHLSCDATQTKAKL